A DNA window from Caulobacter mirabilis contains the following coding sequences:
- a CDS encoding outer membrane protein assembly factor BamE, with translation MFRKAAFAAVAVSLLATGACMPITTYSGFQAVEVNPADVKPGEDTKSTVTAKLGSPSVTSTFDPNTWFYMSQVTDRVAFYNPRVAKRDIVAINFDKQTEQVLSVNKYSLRDGKVFAYNDRETPTRGREMTILEQLLGNVGRGGMLPRDEEESIPGNRPGDR, from the coding sequence ATGTTTCGTAAAGCCGCTTTCGCCGCCGTCGCCGTCAGCCTGCTGGCGACCGGCGCCTGCATGCCGATCACGACCTACTCGGGCTTCCAGGCCGTCGAGGTCAACCCGGCCGACGTGAAGCCCGGCGAGGACACCAAGTCGACCGTCACCGCCAAGCTCGGCTCGCCGTCGGTCACCTCGACCTTCGACCCCAACACCTGGTTCTACATGAGCCAGGTCACCGACCGCGTGGCCTTCTACAATCCGCGGGTGGCCAAGCGCGACATCGTCGCCATCAACTTCGACAAGCAGACCGAGCAGGTCCTGTCGGTGAACAAGTACAGCCTCCGCGACGGCAAGGTCTTCGCCTACAACGACCGCGAGACCCCGACCCGCGGCCGCGAGATGACCATCCTCGAGCAGCTGCTCGGCAACGTCGGCCGCGGCGGCATGCTGCCCCGCGACGAGGAAGAGAGCATCCCCGGCAACCGCCCGGGCGACCGCTAG
- a CDS encoding ubiquinol-cytochrome C chaperone family protein, giving the protein MLNRLFKSRPAKAAGEALYAGAARQARSPGFYVAMGVPDTREGRFELYSLHVILLLDRLKGQGPQADETAQILIETYIRGLDDAFRELGVGDTAVAKRVKKLAEAFYGRAKALQDAFAALPATEALRDVVARTVFEDGAGDPDALTAYLVSARDALSRHAVEPLLKGDVAWEIQP; this is encoded by the coding sequence ATGCTGAACCGCTTGTTCAAGTCCAGACCCGCCAAGGCGGCCGGCGAGGCGCTCTACGCCGGTGCCGCGCGGCAGGCCCGCAGCCCCGGATTCTACGTCGCCATGGGTGTTCCCGACACCCGCGAGGGGCGGTTCGAGCTCTACAGCCTGCACGTCATCCTGCTGCTCGATCGGCTGAAGGGGCAGGGCCCCCAGGCCGACGAGACCGCCCAGATCCTGATCGAGACCTATATTCGCGGCCTGGACGACGCCTTCCGCGAGCTCGGCGTCGGCGACACGGCGGTGGCCAAGCGGGTGAAGAAGCTGGCCGAAGCCTTCTACGGCCGGGCCAAGGCGCTGCAGGACGCCTTCGCGGCGCTGCCGGCGACGGAGGCCCTGCGCGACGTTGTGGCGCGGACGGTGTTCGAGGACGGCGCGGGCGATCCCGACGCGTTGACCGCCTATCTCGTCTCGGCCCGCGACGCCCTGTCGCGCCACGCGGTCGAGCCGCTGCTGAAGGGCGATGTCGCCTGGGAGATCCAACCGTGA
- a CDS encoding beta-ketoacyl-ACP synthase III, giving the protein MSILRSVVTGVGGYLPETVVTNDDLSKVVDTSDDWIRERTGIRRRHRANDDQAVSDLAVEAAKKALAEAGKTPADVDLIVVATTTADLTFPAAAAIVQRKLGCPVGIAFDVQAVCSGFVYAMTVADGFVARGHSKCALVIGAETMTRLMDWTDRGTCVLFGDGAGAVVLEPGEGQGTTADRGMLGFALRCDGTKQDLLYVDGGPSTTGTVGKLRMQGNQVFKHAVINISEAVIAAAQVAGVEIKDVDWFIPHQANQRILAGVAHRLGIDESKVITTVADHANTSAASIPLALAEGVADGRIKKGDLLLMEAMGGGLTWGACVVRL; this is encoded by the coding sequence GTGAGTATTCTGCGTAGCGTCGTGACCGGCGTGGGCGGCTATCTGCCCGAGACCGTCGTGACCAACGACGACCTGTCCAAGGTCGTGGACACCAGCGACGACTGGATTCGCGAACGGACCGGCATCCGCCGCCGCCATCGGGCGAACGATGACCAGGCGGTCTCCGACCTGGCGGTCGAGGCGGCGAAGAAGGCCCTGGCCGAGGCCGGGAAGACGCCGGCCGACGTCGACCTGATCGTGGTGGCCACCACCACCGCCGATCTGACCTTCCCGGCCGCCGCCGCCATCGTGCAGCGCAAGCTGGGCTGCCCCGTCGGAATCGCCTTCGACGTCCAGGCGGTCTGTTCGGGCTTCGTCTACGCCATGACCGTGGCCGACGGGTTCGTCGCGCGCGGCCACTCGAAATGCGCCCTGGTCATCGGCGCCGAGACCATGACCCGCCTGATGGACTGGACCGACCGCGGCACCTGCGTGCTGTTCGGCGACGGCGCCGGCGCGGTGGTGCTGGAGCCGGGCGAAGGGCAGGGGACCACCGCCGACCGCGGCATGCTCGGCTTCGCCCTGCGTTGCGACGGGACCAAGCAGGACCTGCTCTACGTCGACGGCGGTCCGTCCACGACCGGCACGGTCGGCAAACTGCGCATGCAGGGCAATCAGGTCTTCAAGCACGCGGTGATCAACATCTCCGAGGCTGTGATCGCCGCCGCCCAGGTCGCGGGCGTGGAGATCAAGGACGTCGACTGGTTCATCCCGCACCAGGCTAACCAGCGCATCCTGGCCGGCGTCGCCCATCGCCTGGGCATCGACGAGAGCAAGGTCATCACCACCGTCGCGGACCACGCCAATACCTCGGCCGCCTCGATCCCTCTGGCGCTCGCCGAAGGCGTCGCCGACGGACGGATCAAGAAGGGCGACCTGCTGCTGATGGAAGCGATGGGGGGCGGACTGACCTGGGGCGCCTGTGTGGTCCGGCTTTAG
- a CDS encoding YceD family protein, with protein sequence MSQPWTETIRFSDVARGPARRRLEADEATRKALARHLDLVSIESLTADLKVSPWLDGAEIEGRFKAAVTQTCSITAEPFPAAVDGGFSVRVVPAGSPNAPQEDFGEEIDLDPEADDPPDVLEGDLIDLGGYVVEHLSLELDPFPRKPGAVFEPPADTEERSPFAALRALKTEDDAG encoded by the coding sequence GTGAGCCAGCCCTGGACCGAAACCATCCGATTCTCCGACGTCGCGCGCGGACCGGCGCGCCGCAGGCTCGAGGCCGACGAGGCGACCCGCAAGGCGCTGGCGCGGCATCTGGACCTGGTCTCGATCGAATCGCTGACCGCCGACCTGAAGGTCTCGCCCTGGCTGGACGGGGCCGAGATCGAGGGGCGGTTCAAGGCGGCGGTGACCCAGACCTGCTCGATCACCGCCGAACCGTTCCCGGCCGCGGTCGACGGCGGGTTCTCCGTTCGGGTCGTGCCGGCCGGCAGCCCGAACGCGCCGCAGGAGGACTTCGGCGAGGAGATCGATCTCGATCCCGAGGCGGACGATCCGCCGGACGTTCTCGAGGGCGACCTGATCGACCTGGGCGGCTACGTCGTCGAGCATCTGTCGCTTGAGCTGGACCCGTTTCCGCGCAAGCCGGGCGCGGTGTTCGAGCCGCCGGCCGACACCGAAGAACGCTCGCCCTTCGCCGCGCTTCGCGCGCTCAAGACGGAAGATGACGCCGGATAG
- a CDS encoding GlsB/YeaQ/YmgE family stress response membrane protein gives MQGVGFFGAIIIGIFAGWIAERIMNRNHGIVVNLIVGLVGALIGSWLAGIANLPYSGWIASLIASVIGAIVLLFILGLFKRK, from the coding sequence ATGCAAGGCGTAGGCTTTTTCGGCGCCATCATCATCGGGATCTTCGCAGGCTGGATCGCCGAGCGGATCATGAACCGCAACCACGGCATCGTGGTGAACCTGATCGTTGGCCTGGTCGGCGCCCTGATCGGCAGCTGGCTGGCCGGGATCGCGAACCTGCCCTACAGCGGCTGGATCGCCAGTCTCATCGCCTCGGTGATCGGCGCCATCGTGCTGCTGTTCATCCTGGGGCTCTTCAAACGCAAGTAG
- a CDS encoding sodium-translocating pyrophosphatase, translated as MGIDFLWLAVIAGLLAVVYGGLQTAALLRKPAGNARMQEIAAAIQEGAQAYLRRQYTAIGIVGVVVLAVLFFFIGRYAAIGFAIGAILSGAAGFAGMLISVRANVRTAQAASESLGKGLSLAFTSGAITGLLVAGFALLGVAGYYGYLTGALGLDPTSREVVDALVALGFGASLISIFARLGGGIFTKGADVGGDMVGKVEAGIPEDDPRNAATIADNVGDNVGDCAGMAADLFETYAVTTVATMVLAAIFFRGTEAVNAMMLLPLAICGVCIVTSIIGTFFVRLGKKQNIMGALYQGLIVTGLLSIPAIWWVTTTLVPGDLTVAGKTFNAMSLFWCGMVGLAVTAAIVVITEYYTGTGFRPVKSVAKASVSGHGTNVIQGLAMSLESTALPALVIIVGIIVTYGLAGLFGIAIATTAMLSLAGFIVALDAFGPVTDNAGGIAEMAGLPPEVRVSTDALDAVGNTTKAVTKGYAIGSAGLGALVLFAAYTEDLKFFSANAAPGSFFEGMGAVSFDLSNPYVVVGLLFGGLLPFLFGGLSMTAVGRAAESVVAEVRRQFKENPGIMTGEVKPEYGRAVDILTKAAIKEMIVPSLLPVASPVVLFFVINAIAGKTDAFAALGAMLMGVIVTGLFVAISMTSGGGAWDNAKKLIEEGHYGGKGSDAHKAAVTGDTVGDPYKDTAGPAVNPMIKITNIVALLLLAVLAHGAAG; from the coding sequence ATGGGTATCGACTTTCTCTGGCTGGCGGTGATCGCCGGTCTGCTGGCCGTCGTATACGGCGGTCTGCAGACGGCGGCATTGTTGCGTAAACCCGCCGGCAATGCGCGGATGCAGGAGATCGCCGCGGCGATCCAGGAGGGGGCTCAGGCCTACCTGCGCCGGCAGTACACGGCGATCGGCATCGTGGGCGTCGTCGTCCTGGCGGTGCTGTTCTTCTTCATCGGGCGCTATGCGGCCATAGGCTTCGCGATCGGCGCGATCCTGTCGGGCGCGGCTGGCTTCGCCGGCATGCTGATCTCGGTCCGGGCCAATGTGCGCACCGCGCAGGCGGCCTCCGAGAGCCTCGGCAAGGGCTTGAGCCTGGCCTTCACCTCCGGCGCCATCACCGGCCTGCTGGTGGCGGGTTTCGCGCTGCTGGGCGTGGCCGGTTACTACGGCTACCTGACCGGCGCGCTCGGGCTCGACCCGACCAGCCGCGAGGTGGTCGACGCCCTGGTGGCGCTCGGTTTCGGCGCGTCCCTGATCTCCATCTTCGCCCGCCTCGGCGGCGGCATCTTCACCAAGGGCGCCGACGTGGGCGGCGACATGGTCGGCAAGGTCGAGGCCGGCATTCCGGAGGATGATCCTCGCAACGCGGCGACCATCGCCGACAACGTGGGCGACAACGTCGGCGACTGCGCCGGCATGGCCGCCGACCTGTTCGAGACCTATGCGGTGACCACCGTCGCCACCATGGTCCTGGCGGCGATCTTCTTCCGCGGGACCGAGGCGGTGAACGCCATGATGCTGCTGCCGCTGGCGATCTGCGGCGTCTGCATCGTCACCTCGATCATCGGCACCTTCTTCGTCCGGCTCGGCAAGAAGCAGAACATCATGGGGGCCCTGTACCAGGGGCTGATCGTGACCGGCCTGCTGTCGATCCCGGCGATCTGGTGGGTGACCACCACCCTGGTCCCCGGCGACCTGACCGTCGCGGGCAAGACCTTCAACGCCATGAGCCTGTTCTGGTGCGGCATGGTCGGCCTGGCCGTCACCGCCGCCATCGTGGTGATCACCGAATACTACACCGGCACCGGCTTCCGCCCGGTGAAGTCGGTGGCCAAGGCCTCGGTCTCCGGCCACGGCACCAACGTCATCCAGGGCCTGGCCATGTCCCTGGAATCGACCGCGCTGCCGGCGCTCGTGATCATCGTCGGCATCATCGTCACCTACGGCCTGGCCGGCTTGTTCGGCATCGCCATCGCCACGACGGCCATGCTGTCGCTGGCCGGCTTCATCGTCGCGCTGGACGCCTTCGGCCCGGTCACCGACAACGCCGGCGGCATCGCCGAGATGGCCGGGTTGCCGCCGGAAGTGCGGGTGTCCACCGACGCCCTGGACGCCGTCGGCAACACCACCAAGGCCGTGACCAAGGGCTACGCCATCGGTTCGGCCGGCCTGGGCGCCCTGGTGCTCTTCGCCGCCTATACCGAGGACCTGAAGTTCTTCTCGGCCAACGCGGCGCCGGGCTCGTTCTTCGAGGGCATGGGCGCGGTCAGCTTCGACCTCAGCAACCCCTATGTGGTCGTGGGCCTGCTGTTCGGGGGGCTTCTGCCCTTCCTGTTCGGCGGCCTGTCGATGACCGCCGTGGGCCGGGCCGCTGAATCGGTCGTCGCCGAGGTGCGTCGTCAGTTCAAGGAGAACCCCGGCATCATGACGGGCGAGGTGAAGCCGGAGTACGGCCGCGCCGTCGACATCCTGACCAAGGCGGCGATCAAGGAGATGATCGTGCCGTCGCTGCTGCCGGTGGCTTCGCCGGTGGTGCTGTTCTTCGTCATCAACGCCATCGCCGGCAAGACCGACGCCTTCGCGGCGCTCGGGGCCATGCTGATGGGGGTGATCGTCACCGGCCTGTTCGTCGCCATCTCGATGACCAGCGGCGGCGGCGCCTGGGACAACGCCAAGAAGCTGATCGAGGAAGGCCACTACGGCGGCAAGGGTTCCGACGCCCACAAGGCGGCGGTGACCGGCGACACCGTCGGCGATCCCTACAAGGACACCGCCGGCCCGGCCGTGAACCCGATGATCAAGATCACCAACATCGTGGCGCTGCTGCTGCTGGCCGTCCTGGCCCACGGCGCGGCGGGCTGA
- the plsX gene encoding phosphate acyltransferase PlsX, whose translation MPNTLILSIDAMGGDHGPSVVIPAVDIAARQLGDVRFLLHGDQAQIEAELAKAPAARAASEIRHADKAIAMDEKPAQAMRRGKGSSVWNAVEAVKDGQAAAAVSAGNTGALMAISMLVLRMAEGIKRPAIVASWPTMNGISAVLDVGANVESDAEQLVEFAIMGAAFHHAVHGSTKPTVGLLNVGSEEQKGHEEVREAHALLRANSFDFDYRGFVEGNDIAKGTVDVIVTDGFTGNVALKTAEGLARFFGNELRATFKSGPLAMLGAVFASGALGAMRKRMDPGAVNGGPLLGLNGIVVKSHGGADAPGYAAAIRVAADLARSDFTAEIDRNIRRLGAVVSESAASPAEGAAE comes from the coding sequence TTGCCCAACACCCTCATTCTCTCCATCGACGCCATGGGCGGTGATCACGGGCCTTCCGTGGTGATCCCCGCGGTCGACATCGCGGCGCGTCAGCTCGGCGACGTCCGCTTCCTGCTGCATGGCGATCAGGCCCAGATCGAGGCCGAGCTGGCCAAGGCGCCGGCGGCCCGCGCCGCCAGCGAGATCCGCCACGCCGACAAGGCCATCGCCATGGACGAGAAGCCCGCCCAGGCCATGCGCCGCGGCAAGGGCTCCAGCGTCTGGAACGCCGTCGAGGCGGTGAAGGACGGCCAGGCCGCCGCCGCCGTCTCGGCCGGCAACACCGGCGCCCTGATGGCCATTTCCATGCTGGTCCTGCGCATGGCCGAGGGCATCAAGCGTCCGGCGATCGTGGCCAGCTGGCCGACCATGAACGGAATCAGCGCCGTCCTCGACGTCGGCGCCAACGTCGAGAGCGACGCCGAGCAGCTGGTCGAGTTCGCCATCATGGGCGCGGCCTTCCACCACGCCGTGCATGGCTCGACCAAGCCGACCGTCGGCCTGCTCAACGTCGGCTCCGAAGAGCAGAAGGGCCACGAGGAGGTGCGCGAGGCGCACGCCCTGCTGCGGGCCAACAGCTTCGACTTCGACTACCGCGGCTTCGTCGAGGGCAACGATATCGCCAAGGGGACGGTCGACGTCATCGTCACCGACGGCTTCACCGGCAACGTCGCCCTGAAGACCGCCGAGGGCCTGGCCCGGTTCTTCGGCAACGAGCTGCGCGCCACCTTCAAGTCCGGGCCGCTGGCCATGCTGGGCGCCGTCTTCGCCTCGGGCGCGCTGGGCGCGATGCGCAAGCGCATGGACCCGGGCGCGGTCAACGGCGGCCCGCTGCTGGGTCTGAACGGAATCGTGGTGAAGAGCCACGGCGGGGCGGACGCCCCGGGCTACGCCGCCGCCATCCGCGTGGCCGCCGATCTCGCGCGCAGCGACTTCACCGCCGAGATCGATCGCAACATCCGGCGGCTGGGCGCCGTCGTTTCCGAATCCGCCGCGTCGCCGGCCGAGGGAGCTGCCGAGTGA
- a CDS encoding COX15/CtaA family protein has protein sequence MTSFLRSDRSRPVAVWLFAVAALVLAMVVVGGATRLTGSGLSITEWRPVTGAVPPMSQQAWEGEFAKYREIPQYKQVNRGMNLSEFKAIYWWEWGHRLLGRLIGLVFAVPLVVFLIRKDIPKRLIWRCWAMLGLGGLQGAIGWWMVSSGLADRVSVAPERLAVHLGLALLLFVMLFWTALDAWTGAPRQGNPTPWRRWTLIFLGAVFLQCLLGALVAGADAGFIYNDWPLMNGAVLPHDYAGSGIWNTIAHNQASVQLHHRIGAYLLFAAGLVVAGLAWRDRYLPREAKQLGLAVGAAVLFQAVLGVAALMAGVPVWLGILHQAGAVGVLAVATAMAWRVRRL, from the coding sequence ATGACGTCGTTTTTGCGTTCCGACCGGTCGCGTCCGGTCGCAGTGTGGCTGTTCGCGGTCGCGGCCCTGGTGCTGGCGATGGTGGTCGTCGGCGGGGCCACGCGCCTGACCGGCTCGGGCCTGTCGATCACCGAATGGCGGCCGGTCACCGGCGCTGTGCCGCCGATGTCCCAGCAGGCCTGGGAAGGCGAGTTCGCCAAGTACCGCGAGATCCCGCAGTACAAGCAGGTCAACCGCGGCATGAACCTCAGCGAGTTCAAGGCCATCTACTGGTGGGAGTGGGGCCATCGCCTGCTCGGCCGCCTGATCGGGCTGGTCTTCGCCGTGCCGCTGGTGGTCTTCCTGATCCGCAAGGACATCCCCAAGCGCCTGATCTGGCGCTGCTGGGCCATGCTCGGGCTCGGCGGGCTGCAGGGGGCGATCGGGTGGTGGATGGTGTCCAGCGGCCTGGCCGATCGGGTCTCGGTCGCGCCGGAGCGGCTGGCCGTCCACCTGGGCCTGGCGCTGCTGCTGTTCGTGATGCTGTTCTGGACCGCCCTGGACGCCTGGACCGGCGCGCCGCGGCAGGGCAATCCGACGCCCTGGCGGCGCTGGACCTTGATCTTCCTGGGGGCGGTCTTCCTCCAGTGTCTGCTCGGCGCCCTGGTCGCGGGGGCTGACGCCGGATTCATCTACAACGACTGGCCGCTGATGAACGGGGCGGTGTTGCCGCACGACTACGCCGGCTCGGGGATCTGGAACACGATCGCCCACAATCAGGCCAGCGTGCAGCTGCACCACCGGATCGGGGCCTATCTGCTGTTCGCGGCCGGGCTGGTCGTCGCGGGCCTGGCCTGGCGCGACCGCTACCTGCCGCGCGAGGCCAAGCAGCTGGGCTTGGCGGTGGGCGCGGCCGTACTGTTCCAGGCCGTCCTGGGCGTCGCCGCCCTGATGGCCGGCGTGCCGGTGTGGCTGGGGATCCTGCACCAGGCCGGCGCCGTCGGCGTGCTGGCCGTGGCCACGGCGATGGCCTGGCGGGTGCGGCGGCTCTGA
- a CDS encoding alkaline phosphatase PhoX has translation MPFSRRGFLGASAAALAFSGYARAQDETAEETYRNEVYGYGPLVEDPNGVFDLPKGFSYRILSQAGETMSDGLLVPYKFDGMGCLPIGGGKLALIRNHELKVTDRHHGPFGASQHLADRIDRKRVYDVDDNGVPLAGGTTTLIYDAATGKVEKQFLSLAGTLINCAGGITPWGSWLSCEETTTQAGFNVAKDHGYVFEVPAKATGLVDPIPLTGLGRFKHEAACVDPRTGVVYLTEDLSDGLFYRFLPNTPGDLKKGGRLQALAFSDQPESCDTRNWNGETGLKRSDWRPSRWIDMDGVDNPNDDLRLRGAEQGAAIFARGEGVFWGDGELYFACTSGGAAGAGQIMRYVPSAREGHADEKDAPGRTQLFVESREQRVLDYADNIIVSPAGHIIACEDRYSETERNHLKGITPDGKVYTIGRNVYEGNAELAGACFAPDGKTMFVNIYWPGITLAITGPWEKFRV, from the coding sequence ATGCCCTTCTCTCGCCGCGGCTTCCTCGGCGCGTCCGCCGCCGCCCTCGCCTTCTCCGGCTATGCGCGCGCGCAGGACGAGACCGCCGAGGAAACCTATCGCAACGAGGTCTACGGCTACGGCCCGCTGGTCGAGGACCCCAACGGGGTCTTCGACCTTCCCAAGGGCTTCAGCTACCGCATCCTGTCCCAGGCTGGCGAGACGATGTCGGACGGCCTGCTGGTTCCCTATAAGTTCGACGGCATGGGCTGCCTGCCGATCGGCGGCGGCAAGCTGGCGCTGATCCGGAACCATGAGCTGAAGGTCACCGACCGCCACCACGGCCCGTTCGGCGCGAGCCAGCACCTGGCCGATCGGATCGACAGGAAGCGCGTCTATGACGTCGACGACAACGGCGTTCCCCTGGCCGGCGGCACGACGACGCTGATCTACGACGCCGCCACCGGCAAGGTGGAGAAGCAGTTCCTCAGCCTGGCCGGCACCCTGATCAACTGCGCCGGCGGCATCACCCCCTGGGGCAGCTGGCTGAGCTGCGAGGAGACCACCACCCAGGCCGGCTTCAACGTCGCCAAGGACCACGGCTATGTCTTCGAGGTGCCGGCCAAGGCGACCGGCCTGGTCGATCCGATTCCGCTGACGGGCCTGGGCCGCTTCAAGCACGAGGCGGCCTGCGTCGATCCGCGGACCGGGGTCGTCTATCTGACCGAGGACCTATCCGACGGCCTGTTCTACCGCTTCCTGCCCAACACGCCGGGCGACCTGAAGAAAGGCGGCCGACTGCAGGCGCTTGCCTTCTCGGATCAGCCGGAAAGCTGCGACACCCGGAACTGGAACGGCGAGACGGGTCTGAAGCGCTCGGACTGGCGGCCGAGCCGTTGGATCGACATGGACGGCGTCGACAACCCCAACGACGACCTGCGCCTGCGCGGCGCCGAACAGGGCGCGGCGATCTTCGCCCGCGGCGAAGGTGTGTTCTGGGGCGACGGCGAACTCTACTTCGCCTGCACCTCCGGCGGCGCGGCCGGGGCCGGCCAGATCATGCGCTACGTCCCCAGCGCCCGCGAAGGCCACGCCGACGAGAAGGACGCGCCGGGCAGGACCCAGCTGTTCGTGGAATCGCGCGAGCAGCGGGTGCTGGACTACGCCGACAACATCATCGTCTCGCCGGCCGGGCACATCATCGCCTGCGAGGACCGCTATTCGGAGACCGAACGCAACCACCTCAAGGGGATCACCCCGGACGGCAAGGTCTATACGATCGGCCGCAACGTCTACGAGGGGAACGCCGAACTGGCCGGCGCCTGCTTCGCGCCGGACGGCAAGACCATGTTCGTGAACATCTACTGGCCGGGGATCACCCTGGCGATCACCGGGCCGTGGGAGAAGTTCCGGGTCTGA
- a CDS encoding MerR family transcriptional regulator: MAKGPNAFRTISEAADELGVPQHVLRFWETKFSFIRPMKRAGGRRFYRPQDIAVLRGVRALLHDEGYTIKGVQKLHKEQGVRRLVGVGDGESVPAPAVGEAVLSADDGPSGAAEVRDRLAFALEDLLSVKARLDGLLKDR; encoded by the coding sequence GTGGCGAAGGGCCCAAACGCCTTCCGCACCATCTCGGAAGCCGCCGACGAGCTTGGCGTGCCGCAGCACGTGCTGCGATTCTGGGAGACCAAGTTCTCCTTCATCCGCCCCATGAAACGCGCCGGCGGCCGGCGATTCTATCGGCCGCAGGACATCGCCGTGCTGCGTGGCGTTCGCGCGCTGCTGCACGACGAAGGCTACACCATCAAAGGCGTCCAGAAGCTTCACAAGGAGCAGGGCGTGCGTCGCCTGGTCGGGGTCGGCGACGGCGAATCCGTCCCGGCCCCGGCCGTCGGCGAGGCGGTGCTGAGCGCCGACGACGGCCCCTCCGGCGCGGCCGAGGTGCGTGACCGCCTGGCCTTCGCTCTGGAGGATCTGCTGTCGGTGAAGGCCCGTCTGGACGGTCTTCTGAAGGACCGTTGA
- the rplM gene encoding 50S ribosomal protein L13 — MMKTTASLKPAEVEKKWIVIDAENAVVGRLATFIAMRLRGKHRPDYTPHVDCGDYVVVINADKVKFTGRKLDQKVYYRHTGHPGGVKEITAGKQLTGRFPERVLAKAVERMLPKESPLARAQLTHLRIFNGAEHTHQAQNPEVVDFAGRNAKNIRSQ; from the coding sequence ATGATGAAGACCACGGCTTCGCTGAAGCCCGCCGAGGTCGAGAAGAAGTGGATCGTGATCGATGCCGAGAACGCCGTCGTCGGCCGTCTCGCCACGTTCATCGCCATGCGTCTTCGCGGCAAGCATCGTCCTGACTACACCCCGCACGTCGACTGCGGCGACTACGTCGTCGTGATCAACGCCGACAAGGTGAAGTTCACGGGCCGCAAGCTGGACCAGAAGGTCTACTACCGCCACACCGGCCACCCGGGCGGCGTCAAGGAAATCACCGCCGGAAAGCAACTGACCGGTCGCTTCCCCGAGCGCGTGCTGGCGAAGGCCGTCGAGCGCATGCTGCCGAAGGAGAGCCCGCTGGCTCGCGCGCAGCTGACCCACCTGCGCATCTTCAACGGCGCCGAGCACACCCATCAGGCGCAGAACCCGGAAGTCGTCGACTTCGCTGGTCGCAACGCCAAGAACATCCGGAGCCAATAA
- a CDS encoding integration host factor subunit alpha, whose translation MKGATLTRADLTEAVHEEVGLTRQDCGGLVERTLDLVAEALEKGETVKLSGFGVFQVRAKRARMGRNPKTGEPAEIEPRRVIGFRASQVMKARIDRALSD comes from the coding sequence ATGAAAGGCGCGACCTTGACGCGGGCGGACCTGACAGAGGCCGTTCACGAGGAGGTAGGTCTGACTCGCCAGGATTGCGGCGGTCTGGTCGAGCGCACCCTGGATCTCGTGGCCGAGGCCCTCGAGAAGGGCGAGACCGTGAAGCTCTCTGGATTCGGCGTCTTCCAGGTCCGCGCCAAGCGCGCCCGGATGGGCCGCAACCCCAAGACCGGCGAGCCGGCCGAGATCGAGCCCCGCCGAGTGATCGGTTTCCGCGCCTCGCAGGTCATGAAGGCGCGGATCGACCGCGCTTTGAGCGACTAG
- a CDS encoding DUF2842 domain-containing protein: MNPRIKKIIGSLALLAFMAAYVAGAIVLADKLPKHPAVDLIYFVVAGVAWVLPVIPLMIWMNREPKA; the protein is encoded by the coding sequence ATGAACCCGCGCATCAAGAAGATCATCGGCTCGCTGGCCCTGCTGGCGTTCATGGCCGCCTATGTCGCCGGCGCGATCGTCCTGGCCGACAAGCTCCCGAAGCACCCCGCCGTCGACCTGATCTACTTCGTCGTCGCCGGCGTGGCCTGGGTGCTGCCGGTGATCCCGCTGATGATCTGGATGAACCGCGAACCGAAGGCCTAG
- a CDS encoding GlsB/YeaQ/YmgE family stress response membrane protein, which translates to MPAPSLFSVAVIGLLAGLAARWIVGRRQSPFASLTVGVLGAMLGTAVGEMLGLPVATLPALALASVAGAAAVLSLTVLIWRR; encoded by the coding sequence ATGCCGGCGCCCAGCCTCTTCTCCGTCGCGGTCATAGGCCTGTTGGCCGGCCTGGCCGCGCGCTGGATCGTGGGCCGGCGACAGTCGCCGTTCGCCTCGCTGACCGTCGGCGTGCTGGGAGCCATGCTCGGGACCGCCGTGGGCGAGATGCTGGGCCTGCCGGTGGCCACCCTGCCGGCGCTGGCGCTGGCGTCGGTCGCGGGGGCCGCCGCGGTGCTGTCGCTGACCGTCCTGATCTGGCGTCGCTGA